A section of the Pseudanabaena mucicola str. Chao 1806 genome encodes:
- the csm5 gene encoding type III-A CRISPR-associated RAMP protein Csm5, which yields MTQITTLPDRSAIREQRKLEVKKFQLYSQMFHIGSEVSKLNPFEYVATGNRVYLPDRDALAQALREEGKLQEYINRIEDRQEITSLLKNAFGDRWYETETDDGKPIFPEYRASKRLTEQKITDLRPMMRNGMGKLYVPGTSIKGAIRTAIAYHLLKNADRFRVPQRNRISSIETQLKNNLGELRQRAKFVDDRLFMDELFANYGLTYQNRAASVQDRPNPNTDIMRAVHVTDTDPIEQFTKLNKNGQTVTYNQALVAEVLVTSHSNDDKAKYRASIYAEMVSNLQVPFEITIDQEMLSWFKHRQNMQLPFQNIDDLIKICKEFAQEQWNFEHDYWQGVKDNINAKDGNQQPINLNYDRIHKFYEKETCPYALRIGWGSGMTGTTIGTLLDDELRAQVRDICGIKAPNFEAPKSRRTVANAKREIQFVLGWSMFKPLI from the coding sequence ATGACTCAAATTACTACCTTACCCGATCGCTCTGCCATCAGAGAACAACGCAAACTAGAAGTCAAGAAATTTCAGCTTTACAGCCAAATGTTTCACATTGGTTCAGAAGTATCCAAGCTGAATCCCTTTGAGTATGTGGCAACAGGAAATCGCGTTTACTTGCCTGATCGCGATGCCCTAGCTCAAGCATTGCGAGAAGAAGGCAAGTTACAGGAATATATCAACCGCATTGAAGATCGACAAGAAATTACATCTCTCTTGAAAAATGCCTTTGGTGATCGCTGGTATGAAACTGAAACCGATGACGGTAAGCCTATCTTCCCAGAATACAGAGCAAGCAAGCGACTCACTGAACAGAAAATTACTGACCTGCGCCCAATGATGCGTAATGGTATGGGGAAATTATATGTGCCTGGAACTTCGATAAAAGGCGCAATTAGAACAGCGATCGCTTATCACCTGCTCAAAAATGCTGATCGGTTCAGAGTGCCACAGCGTAACAGAATCAGTAGCATCGAAACCCAGCTAAAAAATAATTTAGGTGAACTCAGACAAAGGGCTAAATTTGTGGATGATCGCCTATTCATGGATGAGCTATTTGCCAACTACGGCTTAACCTATCAAAATCGCGCTGCATCAGTACAGGATCGCCCCAATCCCAATACTGACATTATGCGCGCTGTCCATGTCACAGATACCGACCCAATTGAGCAATTTACAAAGTTGAATAAGAACGGTCAAACCGTAACCTACAACCAAGCCCTAGTTGCCGAAGTCTTAGTAACCAGTCACTCGAACGATGACAAAGCGAAATACCGCGCTTCCATCTATGCGGAAATGGTATCTAATCTGCAAGTTCCCTTTGAAATAACCATTGATCAAGAAATGTTGTCATGGTTTAAGCATCGCCAGAATATGCAATTACCTTTTCAGAACATTGATGATCTGATCAAAATTTGTAAAGAATTTGCTCAAGAACAATGGAACTTTGAACATGACTATTGGCAAGGCGTTAAAGACAATATCAATGCTAAAGATGGCAATCAACAACCTATCAATCTTAATTACGATCGCATTCACAAATTCTATGAAAAAGAAACCTGTCCCTATGCCCTCAGAATTGGTTGGGGTAGCGGCATGACAGGAACCACGATCGGTACATTATTAGATGACGAGTTACGCGCTCAAGTTCGCGATATTTGCGGCATTAAAGCCCCCAATTTTGAAGCGCCTAAGTCTCGGCGCACTGTGGCAAATGCCAAAAGAGAAATTCAATTTGTGCTAGGATGGTCTATGTTTAAGCCTCTAATTTAG
- the cas6 gene encoding CRISPR system precrRNA processing endoribonuclease RAMP protein Cas6: MLIRSTWQLSVTEPIALPRSHHLSLVKDLHDRLNLRMGEEKVPSTTFSGLIGNCDRRDDFITFFPNQVYTLTLSGLQESSSKEIADLDLGETLDFLGASFVISDRQNEITTYENLYTELVANEPEPIRRYELYFATPTAFAQNRTHLPLPVPSLMFRSWLERWNHFAPVYLGGDDLIAYLTSYVTVTRHQIKTSTIRIHQGQCTGFTGQVTIQAIGRVDPLLINVANLLVNYAAFSGTGIKTRLSMGYTKY; encoded by the coding sequence ATGTTAATTCGTTCTACTTGGCAGCTTAGTGTTACAGAACCGATCGCTTTACCCCGATCGCATCATCTTAGTTTGGTCAAAGATCTGCACGATCGCCTAAATCTGCGAATGGGGGAAGAGAAAGTTCCTAGCACCACCTTTTCGGGACTGATTGGAAATTGCGATCGCCGTGATGATTTTATTACTTTTTTCCCAAATCAGGTTTATACACTTACCCTAAGTGGTTTGCAAGAATCATCTTCTAAGGAGATCGCCGATCTTGATTTGGGTGAAACTCTCGATTTCTTGGGCGCGAGTTTTGTAATTAGCGATCGCCAAAATGAAATTACGACTTACGAAAATCTCTATACAGAGTTAGTCGCCAATGAACCCGAACCAATTAGAAGATATGAGCTTTATTTTGCAACTCCCACCGCCTTTGCTCAAAATCGCACCCATTTACCGCTTCCAGTCCCCAGCCTGATGTTTCGCAGTTGGCTAGAGCGTTGGAATCATTTTGCGCCCGTCTATTTGGGTGGTGATGACCTGATCGCATATCTTACAAGTTATGTTACAGTCACTCGCCATCAAATCAAAACCAGTACAATTCGTATTCATCAGGGGCAATGTACAGGGTTTACTGGTCAGGTGACTATTCAGGCGATCGGTAGGGTTGATCCTTTACTAATCAATGTTGCTAATTTGTTGGTTAATTATGCTGCCTTTTCGGGGACGGGTATCAAAACTAGACTTAGCATGGGATATACCAAGTATTGA
- a CDS encoding DUF4435 domain-containing protein, with product MQYNLQSYLNSVQMSGRKHLLVEGKYDKQLFRIFLNAFISHIKVDIDIAENLSDPAILGGNCQKVEKVTEIINSKEYASRFVGFVDREYREFDLEAVADKLGCHNQILRLVWSRGHSIENYFLDYHIIHESLLGLSSVECFDKAIKDFANCFEKAIRIACALGLTGFEMGNSEMIRKCIHPDLFNIQNSEIILQIELWKDFLKERKVTEEEVLKAVNSFQSWIGKLTDVSFETVRWLCDGHSGIRMVWTVYYRCVFVNTSENPKNEANKIYKVPEDTRFQALASWLVRKAKAKQSVYPYEVLNLLEGDLC from the coding sequence TTGCAATATAACCTTCAAAGCTATCTCAATTCAGTTCAAATGAGTGGACGCAAGCACTTACTTGTTGAAGGAAAGTATGACAAACAATTGTTTCGTATTTTCCTAAATGCATTCATTTCACATATTAAAGTTGATATTGATATTGCTGAAAATTTAAGTGATCCAGCAATACTTGGTGGTAATTGTCAAAAAGTTGAGAAAGTTACTGAAATTATAAACTCTAAAGAGTATGCCTCAAGATTTGTGGGATTTGTTGATCGAGAATATCGTGAATTTGACCTTGAGGCAGTTGCAGATAAACTTGGATGTCACAATCAAATATTACGGTTAGTCTGGTCAAGAGGGCATTCTATCGAAAACTACTTTTTGGATTATCATATTATTCATGAGTCACTTTTGGGACTTTCTTCTGTAGAATGCTTTGATAAAGCAATTAAAGATTTCGCTAACTGTTTTGAGAAAGCTATTCGGATTGCTTGCGCTTTAGGGCTTACAGGCTTTGAAATGGGGAATTCTGAGATGATAAGAAAATGTATTCACCCAGATTTATTTAACATTCAAAATTCAGAGATAATTTTGCAAATAGAACTATGGAAAGATTTCTTAAAAGAAAGAAAGGTCACTGAAGAAGAAGTTTTGAAGGCAGTAAATAGCTTTCAAAGTTGGATAGGAAAACTGACAGATGTAAGTTTTGAAACTGTGCGATGGCTGTGTGACGGTCATTCTGGCATAAGAATGGTCTGGACTGTTTATTATCGCTGTGTATTTGTAAATACATCTGAAAACCCCAAAAATGAAGCGAATAAAATATATAAAGTTCCCGAAGATACTAGATTTCAGGCTCTTGCCAGTTGGTTAGTTAGAAAAGCTAAAGCGAAGCAATCTGTTTACCCCTATGAAGTTCTAAACTTATTAGAGGGTGATTTATGTTAA
- a CDS encoding AAA family ATPase — protein sequence MSIYITRVKAIGVHGRFDFDEELHEGMNILYGFNGAGKTTFLQIIANLLNSDFYRFQHITFKYIEVTYSDGNVIRLGYHSQKDTFRISKNSLRKTPEISKDFDNRVFKNPKIVNLNGFEPLVKSLYIPSFRLIVDAWFYSRKGNLLNNDERIAQKTLYARQVFGEFVPVIDYPSITEVIESLTEDLKEAKLKLAISEREIFLTYMSGFYNLSIDESNENINADRSIAIEYEDTKKIITELQNNQFQNELESLNQFTTQIDDLFLRVSNSTYQNFTNGILILKTYHKLLRNLLEARKRFFKDLESYLNAVNHFLVDKKLVFEKKNDDSIEPTFCFKYLNTSPNESLIDDIQNLSSGEHQILAFIYACYFAKDKIILIDEPETSLHIDWQRDLLDSISQYSHQFIICTHSPSVPADYSDYLKKLNVSYTDQSVWDENYIDSSEDSESLNHTDESEDMEDIEVAI from the coding sequence ATGTCAATATACATTACTAGAGTTAAAGCAATAGGAGTTCATGGTCGTTTTGACTTTGATGAAGAGCTTCATGAAGGTATGAACATTCTTTATGGGTTTAATGGTGCTGGGAAAACCACCTTTTTGCAAATTATTGCTAATCTCCTTAACAGTGATTTTTATAGATTTCAACATATTACATTCAAATATATTGAAGTCACCTATAGTGATGGTAACGTTATTAGATTAGGCTATCATAGTCAAAAAGATACTTTTAGAATCTCAAAAAATAGTCTCCGTAAAACGCCTGAGATCTCTAAAGATTTTGATAATAGAGTTTTCAAAAACCCTAAAATAGTCAATCTAAATGGATTTGAACCTTTAGTCAAATCATTATATATTCCTTCATTTAGACTAATAGTTGATGCGTGGTTTTATTCTAGAAAAGGTAATCTACTAAATAATGACGAAAGAATCGCTCAAAAAACTTTGTATGCTAGGCAAGTATTTGGAGAGTTTGTACCTGTGATAGATTATCCTTCAATTACAGAAGTTATTGAAAGCTTAACTGAAGATTTAAAAGAAGCAAAATTAAAGTTGGCAATCTCTGAACGAGAAATATTTCTAACCTATATGAGTGGTTTTTATAACCTAAGCATTGATGAAAGCAATGAAAACATAAATGCTGATAGATCGATTGCTATTGAATATGAAGATACAAAAAAAATTATTACTGAGCTACAAAACAATCAATTTCAAAATGAACTTGAATCTTTAAATCAATTTACTACACAAATTGATGATTTATTCTTACGAGTCAGTAATTCCACATATCAAAATTTTACCAATGGGATTCTGATATTAAAAACTTACCATAAACTTCTTAGAAATTTACTTGAAGCACGAAAGAGATTTTTCAAGGATTTAGAATCTTATCTGAATGCAGTAAATCATTTTTTGGTTGATAAAAAACTAGTCTTTGAGAAAAAAAATGATGATTCTATAGAGCCTACTTTTTGTTTTAAATACCTTAATACTTCTCCAAATGAATCATTAATTGATGATATACAGAACTTATCATCTGGTGAACATCAGATTCTCGCATTTATTTATGCTTGTTATTTTGCTAAAGATAAAATTATCTTAATAGACGAGCCTGAAACATCTTTACATATCGATTGGCAAAGAGACTTATTGGATAGTATCAGTCAATACTCGCATCAGTTTATTATATGTACTCATTCTCCATCGGTTCCAGCCGACTACAGCGACTACCTTAAAAAGTTAAATGTTAGTTATACTGATCAATCGGTATGGGATGAGAACTATATTGATTCTTCTGAGGATAGTGAAAGCTTGAATCATACCGATGAAAGTGAAGATATGGAGGATATTGAAGTTGCAATATAA